In Chitinibacter sp. SCUT-21, a single genomic region encodes these proteins:
- a CDS encoding formate/nitrite transporter family protein codes for MLDRSYVEKAADSGLNKLNLLRTDPRRYTVRSILAGMYLTITVFTYWLLVHNLHDISLGKVIASLFFGVGLTIIVFTNAELFTSNTMYLSVSSAEGKTNWKETTFLWTVCFCGNLLGAAIVAGLLYGAGVIQPLPSDHALYAGAAHKVHQSAQVIFFKGVLANWIVCLAVRLALRCKEDVAKIMVMMLVVFIFLYSGFEHSIANMGTFAISLLGNGSISAGEALHNLTYSTLGNIVGGVVFLGLPFAYLNPTEYHDTGSEQ; via the coding sequence CGACCCACGCCGTTATACCGTGCGCTCGATTTTGGCCGGCATGTATTTAACCATCACCGTGTTTACATACTGGCTACTGGTACACAATCTGCACGATATTTCGCTCGGTAAAGTGATTGCTTCGCTGTTTTTTGGCGTGGGGCTGACGATTATTGTGTTCACTAACGCCGAGCTGTTTACCAGCAATACGATGTACCTCAGCGTATCCTCCGCCGAGGGCAAAACCAATTGGAAAGAAACCACGTTTTTATGGACGGTGTGTTTCTGCGGCAATTTACTCGGGGCAGCCATCGTCGCGGGCTTGTTGTACGGAGCGGGCGTGATTCAGCCGCTGCCAAGCGATCATGCACTATATGCGGGTGCGGCGCATAAGGTACATCAAAGTGCGCAGGTGATTTTCTTTAAAGGCGTGCTGGCCAACTGGATTGTTTGCCTAGCGGTCCGTTTGGCGCTGCGCTGCAAAGAAGACGTCGCCAAAATCATGGTGATGATGCTGGTGGTCTTTATTTTCCTCTACAGCGGCTTTGAGCATTCGATCGCCAATATGGGCACCTTTGCCATTTCACTCTTGGGCAACGGCAGCATTAGCGCGGGCGAAGCCTTACATAATCTGACCTACAGCACCTTGGGCAATATCGTCGGTGGCGTGGTGTTTTTAGGGTTGCCATTTGCCTATCTGAACCCGACTGAATATCACGACACTGGTTCAGAACAATAA
- a CDS encoding HD domain-containing protein, which produces MLQVDAMSSMILDWRERLIDLARVQTADDGAHDLNHLHRVWQNAQQLLASHPEADQLIVLAACYLHDIINLPKNDPQRHLASQLAASKAGEILQSLGFPSEKLAGVQHAIAAHSYSAGLGAHSIEAQIVQDADRLDALGAVGLARLYYTAGRMGSALAHADDPLALNRALDDKRYALDHIEVKLATLPATMHTATAQQLGLQRLAALREFRQQFAAEWGATSD; this is translated from the coding sequence ATGTTGCAAGTCGACGCAATGAGTTCAATGATCTTGGATTGGCGCGAGCGCTTGATTGACTTGGCTCGAGTCCAAACGGCGGATGATGGCGCGCACGATTTAAACCACCTGCATCGGGTTTGGCAGAATGCGCAGCAACTGCTGGCGTCTCATCCTGAGGCAGATCAGCTAATCGTTTTGGCCGCCTGTTATCTGCACGACATTATTAATTTGCCGAAGAACGACCCGCAGCGCCATCTGGCGTCGCAACTGGCAGCGAGCAAGGCGGGCGAAATACTGCAAAGCTTGGGTTTTCCAAGCGAGAAATTAGCTGGCGTGCAGCATGCGATTGCCGCGCACAGCTATTCGGCAGGGCTGGGGGCGCACAGTATTGAAGCGCAAATCGTGCAAGACGCCGATCGGCTCGACGCACTAGGCGCGGTGGGCCTTGCACGGCTGTATTACACCGCCGGGCGGATGGGATCGGCTTTGGCACATGCCGATGACCCATTGGCGCTAAATCGGGCGCTGGACGATAAGCGCTATGCGCTCGATCATATCGAAGTTAAATTGGCGACTTTACCCGCAACGATGCATACCGCCACTGCGCAACAACTTGGGCTGCAACGTTTGGCGGCGTTGCGCGAATTTCGGCAGCAGTTTGCTGCCGAATGGGGGGCGACTAGCGATTAA
- a CDS encoding 3-deoxy-D-manno-octulosonic acid transferase has protein sequence MLLYRIALWLAFPLVWLYLLKRSRKQPEYRLNWAERLGYYSVDIIQSNLHGDTRPIWLHAVSVGEMRAAQPIIRALQQRYPTIPLLLTCMTPTGRATAHELYGAASGINATIVFLPYDYPSAIRRFLQRFNPRLGLIIDTEIWPYCISKCQRAGIPLVLANARMSQKSLNGYLKIAPLFRRVMPKFAAVLAQTQQDAARLTQMGAKDVKVMGNVKFDNQLDPLLIAQGHAWKNNLARKTLLLASSRDGEEALVLQALGALPADTLLIIVPRHPQRFDAVAALLESKGLSYIRRSHWQGEALTQQVLLGDSMGEMVAWYSAADVTIMGGSILKFGSQNLIEAAACGSPVIIGPSTYNFAQASSEAIAAGAAWQGEDATAVCADALRVLNDPARQQQMGQAGVAFSLAHRGATEKLLQTVKVWIQ, from the coding sequence ATGTTGCTCTACCGTATCGCGCTTTGGTTGGCCTTTCCTTTGGTCTGGCTCTACCTACTCAAACGCAGCCGCAAGCAGCCAGAGTATCGACTCAATTGGGCTGAGCGACTGGGATATTATTCTGTAGATATCATTCAATCTAACCTACATGGCGATACCCGTCCTATTTGGTTGCACGCAGTGTCGGTTGGCGAGATGCGTGCGGCGCAGCCGATTATTCGCGCTTTGCAGCAACGCTACCCCACAATCCCCTTATTGCTCACCTGCATGACGCCAACTGGCCGCGCCACGGCGCATGAGTTGTATGGTGCAGCCTCGGGTATTAACGCGACGATTGTATTTCTGCCCTACGATTATCCATCGGCGATTCGCCGCTTTTTGCAGCGTTTTAATCCGCGTTTGGGTCTGATTATCGACACTGAAATCTGGCCGTATTGTATTAGCAAATGCCAGCGCGCAGGCATTCCGCTGGTGCTGGCCAATGCGCGGATGTCGCAAAAATCATTAAATGGCTATTTGAAAATTGCGCCACTGTTTCGCCGTGTGATGCCCAAGTTCGCTGCCGTATTAGCTCAAACGCAGCAAGATGCTGCTCGTTTGACGCAAATGGGTGCAAAAGACGTCAAAGTAATGGGTAATGTGAAATTTGACAATCAACTTGACCCATTGTTAATCGCGCAAGGGCATGCTTGGAAAAACAACTTAGCGCGCAAAACACTGCTGCTCGCCTCTAGCCGCGACGGAGAAGAAGCGCTGGTGCTGCAAGCACTCGGCGCATTGCCAGCCGATACGCTATTGATTATCGTGCCGCGCCACCCACAGCGCTTTGACGCGGTCGCTGCATTACTAGAGTCAAAGGGCTTGAGCTATATTCGCCGCAGCCATTGGCAAGGCGAAGCGTTGACGCAGCAAGTGTTGCTGGGCGATAGCATGGGCGAAATGGTGGCGTGGTATAGCGCCGCCGATGTCACGATCATGGGCGGCTCCATTTTAAAGTTTGGTAGCCAAAATCTAATCGAGGCCGCCGCCTGTGGCAGCCCGGTGATCATCGGCCCATCAACATATAATTTCGCCCAAGCCTCCAGTGAGGCGATTGCCGCTGGTGCGGCATGGCAGGGTGAAGACGCTACGGCCGTGTGCGCCGATGCTTTGCGTGTGCTGAACGATCCCGCTCGGCAGCAGCAAATGGGGCAGGCTGGCGTGGCGTTTAGCTTGGCGCATCGTGGCGCAACCGAGAAATTGCTGCAAACCGTCAAGGTTTGGATCCAGTAA
- the waaC gene encoding lipopolysaccharide heptosyltransferase I, giving the protein MKSKLPIRNILIVRMSSMGDVIHQWPAVTDLARAYPDAAIDWVVEEGFAELPRLHPAVRRVIPVALRRWRKSLLADQTHQQWAQFKTDLRACRYDLVLDAQGLIKSAAIAKCTCGPVAGFDRHSIREPLASLAYDRKYAVSKSLHAIERNRRLSASALNYQFEGGIDYGLKVPDLALPWLPETPYAVCLTATSRADKEWSEANWIVLGQKMLALGVRPIFPWGSPNERARAERLAAALPAAIVAPKLSLTEAAALLAQARIVVGVDTGLVHLAAAVAVPTVAIFCASDPELTGIRASGYAVNLGQRGAAPSVDTVWSAVQAGWRE; this is encoded by the coding sequence ATGAAAAGTAAATTACCAATCCGCAATATCTTGATAGTTCGCATGTCGTCGATGGGGGATGTTATCCATCAATGGCCTGCGGTGACCGATTTAGCGCGTGCTTACCCAGACGCGGCCATTGATTGGGTGGTCGAAGAGGGCTTTGCCGAGTTGCCGCGTTTGCATCCTGCGGTGCGACGGGTCATTCCGGTCGCTTTGCGCCGCTGGCGTAAATCGCTGCTCGCTGATCAAACACACCAGCAATGGGCACAATTTAAAACTGATCTTCGTGCCTGCCGTTATGATTTGGTTCTGGATGCACAAGGGCTGATTAAAAGTGCTGCGATTGCTAAATGCACTTGCGGTCCGGTGGCGGGTTTTGATCGCCATTCCATTCGCGAACCGCTCGCCAGCTTGGCCTACGATCGCAAATATGCGGTGAGTAAATCGCTGCATGCCATCGAGCGTAATCGCCGCTTGAGCGCGTCGGCGCTGAATTATCAATTTGAAGGCGGGATCGACTACGGGCTTAAAGTGCCTGACCTTGCTTTGCCGTGGCTACCTGAAACGCCGTACGCCGTGTGCTTAACGGCAACGAGTAGGGCGGACAAAGAGTGGTCGGAAGCTAATTGGATCGTCCTTGGGCAAAAAATGCTTGCGCTGGGCGTTCGACCGATCTTCCCATGGGGCAGCCCAAACGAGCGAGCGCGTGCCGAACGCCTAGCCGCCGCGCTCCCCGCCGCCATCGTTGCGCCCAAGCTCAGCTTGACTGAAGCTGCGGCCTTACTCGCGCAAGCCAGAATTGTCGTCGGTGTTGATACCGGTTTGGTGCATTTGGCCGCAGCCGTCGCGGTGCCGACGGTCGCGATTTTCTGCGCGTCTGATCCTGAACTCACCGGCATTCGCGCCAGTGGCTACGCGGTTAATCTCGGTCAGCGTGGTGCTGCGCCGAGCGTCGACACGGTGTGGAGTGCAGTGCAAGCAGGTTGGCGCGAATAA
- a CDS encoding diguanylate cyclase produces MWLILCIGLLGIIIWQWQTIRRLRTLVNHSDVNNQDQLTGLYHRQHLMALAEHEINRAQRSNSKVSALLVDLDYCSKINHQYGHQAGDLALRHVANAARSATRDFDLIGRFSGEEIVLILPNTDSAGAIVVAERLRAKVKQSAIPLENQLQLTVSVTIGVATLQSETQTIDDLLLDADTALQQAMQYGIDRVHTFTLKAAA; encoded by the coding sequence ATGTGGCTGATTCTTTGTATTGGCCTTTTGGGCATTATTATTTGGCAATGGCAAACCATACGCCGCTTGCGCACGCTAGTGAATCATAGCGATGTAAATAACCAAGACCAATTAACCGGCTTATACCACCGCCAACATTTAATGGCTTTGGCTGAACACGAAATCAATCGAGCCCAACGCAGCAATAGCAAAGTATCTGCCCTTTTGGTTGATTTGGATTATTGCTCCAAAATCAACCACCAATATGGGCACCAAGCTGGCGATCTGGCCTTACGTCACGTTGCCAATGCAGCGCGCTCAGCCACCCGCGATTTTGACCTGATTGGGCGATTTTCTGGCGAAGAAATTGTCCTTATCCTACCCAATACTGATTCGGCTGGTGCGATAGTCGTTGCCGAACGCTTACGCGCCAAAGTAAAACAAAGTGCAATTCCGTTAGAAAACCAGCTGCAACTCACCGTTTCGGTCACGATAGGCGTGGCAACATTGCAATCAGAAACGCAAACCATCGATGATTTATTGCTAGATGCCGACACCGCTCTACAGCAGGCGATGCAGTACGGCATTGATCGCGTCCACACTTTTACTCTTAAAGCTGCGGCTTGA
- the cobT gene encoding nicotinate-nucleotide--dimethylbenzimidazole phosphoribosyltransferase: MPNPNSALADAARERQSQLTKPAGSLGRLEDLAIWLAARLPQPTPSRVKPAIAVFAADHGVAAEGVSAFPAEVTAQMVVNFINGGAAINVLANQHQATLVVVDVGVASDYPNPVESKTRLFRAPVAKGTANLRHQAAMSSEQCAAAFRTGYACAEEMIRNGKTLLIGGEMGIANTTSAAALICVLTGYKAEEIVGLGTGINTQQHQLKINVVNDAIQRAQAHGELAPLDWLREVGGLEIAALAGFYTAAADHGVPALLDGFITTAAALVAVKAKPEVADWLLASHVSQEAGHRFALQALGLTPLLDLGMRLGEASGAAVCLPLLQSALALHGEMATFAEAGVAAAKMV; the protein is encoded by the coding sequence ATGCCAAACCCCAACTCCGCACTTGCCGATGCGGCGCGCGAGCGCCAAAGCCAACTGACCAAACCTGCCGGCAGCCTAGGTCGGCTCGAAGACCTTGCTATTTGGCTGGCGGCTCGTCTACCGCAACCCACCCCTAGTCGCGTAAAACCTGCGATTGCAGTATTTGCCGCCGATCATGGCGTTGCGGCGGAAGGGGTTTCGGCGTTTCCTGCTGAAGTGACGGCGCAAATGGTGGTTAATTTCATTAACGGCGGTGCAGCGATCAATGTTTTAGCTAATCAACATCAAGCCACGTTGGTCGTAGTCGATGTGGGTGTTGCCAGCGATTACCCCAATCCAGTGGAAAGCAAAACACGACTATTTCGCGCCCCTGTTGCTAAAGGCACGGCGAACTTGCGTCACCAAGCAGCGATGAGTAGCGAACAATGCGCTGCCGCGTTCCGTACCGGCTACGCCTGCGCCGAAGAAATGATCCGCAATGGCAAAACGCTGCTGATCGGCGGCGAAATGGGTATCGCCAATACCACCTCAGCCGCAGCGCTGATTTGCGTCTTAACAGGGTATAAAGCTGAAGAGATTGTTGGGCTTGGCACTGGGATCAATACCCAGCAGCACCAACTCAAAATTAATGTGGTGAACGATGCAATCCAACGCGCTCAAGCGCACGGAGAACTCGCCCCACTCGATTGGTTGCGCGAAGTTGGCGGATTAGAAATCGCCGCCCTCGCTGGTTTTTACACCGCAGCAGCCGATCACGGCGTGCCTGCGCTGTTAGATGGCTTTATCACCACCGCGGCCGCGCTGGTGGCGGTGAAAGCCAAACCCGAAGTTGCCGATTGGTTGCTGGCCAGCCATGTTTCGCAAGAAGCGGGGCATCGTTTCGCGCTGCAAGCGCTCGGCTTAACGCCATTGCTTGACCTAGGCATGCGCTTGGGCGAAGCCAGTGGTGCAGCGGTTTGCCTGCCGCTACTGCAAAGTGCGCTGGCCTTGCATGGTGAAATGGCAACTTTTGCAGAAGCGGGCGTCGCGGCCGCGAAGATGGTGTAA
- a CDS encoding histidine phosphatase family protein, translating to MRLTLIRHGEAEGASEAIFGQSNPQLSALGRAQMQARWQMLSAQQVDALASSTLARCADFALDCAQQLQVPLHLDHAFQEIHLGCIDGKAKSEWSDEDHTHWDAWQANPRQSPLPNGEGWDEFQQRVLKALDAWIAQGEVEHRVLIAHQGTIKAILLAAFNLPPERHQQFWLTTAGSVTLWWDQHYPPMLLELSNTLAAD from the coding sequence ATGCGCTTAACGCTGATTCGGCATGGCGAAGCAGAGGGCGCGAGCGAGGCGATTTTTGGCCAGAGCAATCCGCAGCTCTCGGCTTTAGGGCGCGCACAAATGCAGGCGCGCTGGCAGATGCTCAGCGCACAACAGGTTGATGCACTCGCCAGCTCAACCTTGGCGCGTTGCGCTGATTTTGCGCTTGATTGCGCGCAGCAATTGCAAGTACCACTCCACCTTGATCACGCCTTTCAGGAAATACACCTAGGGTGTATTGATGGCAAAGCTAAGTCTGAATGGAGCGATGAAGACCATACCCATTGGGATGCATGGCAAGCCAATCCACGTCAATCCCCTTTACCTAATGGCGAAGGCTGGGATGAATTTCAGCAGCGGGTGCTTAAAGCGCTCGACGCGTGGATCGCGCAGGGCGAAGTTGAACACCGCGTACTGATTGCGCATCAAGGCACGATTAAAGCTATTTTGCTCGCAGCGTTTAATCTGCCGCCAGAGCGCCATCAGCAATTTTGGCTCACCACGGCTGGATCGGTCACGCTGTGGTGGGATCAACATTACCCACCAATGCTGCTCGAACTCTCCAACACCTTGGCGGCCGATTAA
- the cobS gene encoding adenosylcobinamide-GDP ribazoletransferase, whose protein sequence is MRWQHPILAIQFLTRLPTPQIKHFEPSMLAQSVGWFPAVGLLIGGFLLIPSYFLAHESWLAAVLGVLLWTWITGGLHLDGLADLSDGLGAAHRDPQRFLAVLKDPHLGSFGVISLILQLMLKLVLLMLCVRAQAWWAIVLIPAWARSGVYSWQTLPSLAPGMAEQFGWSKSPLLAWAWWLGLFAASAWLSPWLCAGLIVIYAYRAWLKRKLGGVTGDCLGAGIEVSETALLLVTTLATVLAQ, encoded by the coding sequence ATGCGCTGGCAACACCCCATTTTGGCGATTCAGTTTTTAACTCGACTGCCTACGCCACAAATTAAGCACTTTGAGCCGAGCATGCTCGCCCAATCCGTTGGCTGGTTTCCGGCGGTGGGCTTGCTGATTGGTGGCTTTTTACTCATCCCTAGCTATTTCCTCGCCCACGAGTCTTGGCTGGCAGCGGTGCTCGGTGTTTTGCTGTGGACGTGGATTACCGGCGGTTTGCACCTAGACGGCTTGGCCGATTTATCCGACGGGCTAGGCGCCGCCCATCGCGACCCGCAACGCTTTTTGGCGGTGTTGAAAGACCCGCATCTGGGCAGCTTTGGCGTTATCAGCCTGATTTTGCAATTGATGCTCAAATTAGTGTTGCTAATGCTGTGCGTGCGCGCACAGGCGTGGTGGGCAATTGTGCTTATTCCCGCATGGGCGCGCAGCGGCGTGTATAGCTGGCAAACTTTACCAAGCTTAGCGCCCGGAATGGCCGAACAATTTGGCTGGTCTAAGTCCCCCCTCTTAGCGTGGGCGTGGTGGCTGGGCTTATTCGCGGCATCAGCTTGGCTTAGCCCATGGCTGTGTGCGGGGCTAATCGTCATCTACGCCTATCGGGCGTGGCTTAAGCGCAAGCTAGGCGGCGTCACCGGCGATTGCCTTGGCGCTGGCATTGAAGTATCGGAAACGGCTTTGCTGCTGGTCACAACACTTGCGACTGTGCTCGCGCAATAA
- a CDS encoding GNAT family N-acetyltransferase: MRVELISENQYESLIDLLLELHSYYNENSAPNRRVVREHLLNNILAPTSPLQLVVAINGDGVVVGFAAISLTYSLVEPSPEKNRQVQLKELFVHSTQRGHGIGKAILAWIARYAIDSGCCRIDWPVKHNNIAGISFYESLGAELVVERLSYRLSGTSLKKLASRL, translated from the coding sequence ATGCGCGTTGAATTAATTTCAGAAAATCAGTATGAATCTTTGATTGATTTATTGCTGGAACTTCACAGCTACTACAACGAAAATTCTGCACCTAATCGAAGAGTCGTCAGAGAGCATCTGCTCAACAACATTTTGGCGCCCACATCCCCCCTGCAATTAGTAGTTGCGATCAACGGTGACGGTGTTGTGGTCGGCTTCGCCGCGATTTCCTTGACCTACTCACTTGTCGAACCGTCACCGGAAAAAAACCGACAGGTTCAACTAAAAGAACTCTTTGTGCACTCTACTCAAAGAGGGCACGGTATTGGAAAGGCTATTTTGGCTTGGATTGCTCGATATGCCATAGACAGTGGTTGCTGCCGAATTGATTGGCCAGTGAAGCACAACAATATCGCGGGCATCTCGTTCTATGAAAGTCTTGGCGCTGAATTGGTTGTAGAAAGACTTAGCTATCGGCTTTCCGGAACAAGCTTGAAAAAGCTCGCCAGCAGACTGTAA
- the msrB gene encoding peptide-methionine (R)-S-oxide reductase MsrB, with translation MDKIRKTETEWKLQLSQEAFRVTRQAGTERPFSGELYRVTAEGDYHCICCDSLLFKSGTKFDAGCGWPSFWQEAVPGSIERHRDLSHGMIREEVRCARCDAHLGHVFPDGPEPTGERYCINSVALKFYPD, from the coding sequence ATGGATAAGATTCGTAAGACGGAAACCGAATGGAAATTACAGCTTAGCCAAGAGGCTTTTCGTGTCACGCGCCAAGCCGGCACCGAGCGGCCTTTTTCGGGTGAGTTGTATCGCGTCACCGCAGAAGGCGACTATCACTGTATCTGTTGTGATAGCCTGTTGTTTAAATCCGGTACTAAATTTGACGCCGGTTGCGGCTGGCCTAGCTTTTGGCAAGAAGCAGTCCCCGGCAGTATCGAGCGCCATCGTGATTTAAGCCACGGTATGATTCGCGAAGAAGTGCGCTGCGCGCGTTGTGATGCGCACCTAGGCCATGTGTTTCCCGATGGCCCAGAGCCAACTGGTGAGCGTTATTGCATCAATTCGGTGGCTTTAAAATTCTATCCAGACTAA
- a CDS encoding GGDEF domain-containing protein, producing the protein MSVSDNTRQIEQLIAQGRDWFVPDCARTIELMERAAQLARAESCYEQEAQAQLWLARSHWALGNLDAGHQAIARLEVLDRKVKSPRLNADFELARGRLYFSASEYGAALKSWSACLRKALSISAVDLYIQASLGVGNVYFALQQAGDALNWHEVALEFAQSLGEHELLAESYLHVAADLNALGQYELMLILFTKGEQAFHHTQHHAWRADWYSYRGEACLALQRLDEAKDWLHRAWEINRKTTYLWSQSLNLLNLGKVYVALQGYEKAAEYLSLAEQKINSFGSLTLMLRVYSQLSELGLLTQNYQMAWENRRKYHVLAIQNAQKLASERLNTALERRIRELDTQLMVLQTRQENVMLRQQNSADSELLQTLLHASLQDPLTGAGNRRQLDQEMPILYQRCREDERPLSVLMVDLDYFKRVNDTFGHLIGDEVIRATAKILLQSCRGGDLVARYGGEEFVLLLPGAVGITAVEVAERIRLRIGAYAWHEVHPDLAVTASIGVAELSAELDAAALLEHADQALYRAKELGRNRVESYQ; encoded by the coding sequence ATGTCTGTGTCAGATAATACCCGCCAAATTGAACAGCTTATCGCCCAGGGGCGAGACTGGTTTGTGCCTGATTGTGCACGCACCATTGAGCTGATGGAACGAGCAGCTCAATTGGCTAGAGCCGAGTCGTGTTATGAGCAAGAGGCTCAGGCACAGCTATGGCTGGCGCGCAGCCATTGGGCGCTAGGGAATTTAGACGCGGGACATCAGGCGATTGCAAGATTAGAGGTGCTCGATCGCAAAGTGAAGTCGCCACGCTTAAACGCTGATTTTGAATTGGCACGAGGGCGACTGTATTTTTCCGCTTCTGAATATGGCGCAGCGCTAAAAAGTTGGAGTGCCTGCCTGCGAAAAGCGCTCAGTATTTCGGCTGTAGACCTCTATATCCAAGCCTCTCTAGGCGTTGGGAATGTGTATTTTGCGCTGCAACAGGCCGGTGATGCCTTAAATTGGCATGAAGTCGCCCTTGAGTTCGCTCAATCCTTGGGGGAGCACGAATTATTAGCTGAGAGCTATTTGCATGTGGCTGCGGATTTAAATGCCTTAGGCCAGTATGAATTGATGCTGATTTTATTTACCAAAGGTGAACAAGCATTTCATCATACGCAGCACCATGCATGGCGTGCGGATTGGTATAGCTATCGCGGCGAGGCGTGCTTGGCTCTGCAGCGACTCGATGAAGCCAAGGATTGGTTGCATCGTGCCTGGGAAATCAACCGAAAGACGACATACCTATGGAGCCAATCACTGAATTTGCTCAACCTCGGTAAAGTTTATGTCGCATTACAAGGGTATGAGAAAGCTGCGGAATATTTGAGTTTGGCTGAGCAGAAAATTAACTCGTTTGGGTCATTAACATTAATGCTTAGGGTGTACTCCCAGCTTTCAGAGTTGGGGCTGCTCACGCAAAACTATCAAATGGCGTGGGAAAATCGGCGCAAATATCACGTTCTGGCCATACAAAACGCCCAGAAATTAGCCAGTGAACGGCTCAATACCGCGTTAGAGCGCCGAATTCGTGAGCTTGATACCCAGTTAATGGTGCTACAAACAAGGCAAGAAAATGTCATGCTGCGGCAGCAAAACTCCGCCGACTCCGAGTTACTGCAAACCTTGTTGCATGCCTCATTACAAGACCCATTAACGGGTGCGGGTAATCGTCGACAACTAGATCAAGAAATGCCGATTTTGTATCAGCGGTGCCGGGAAGATGAGCGGCCATTGTCGGTGTTAATGGTGGATCTAGACTATTTCAAGCGAGTTAACGATACGTTTGGACACTTGATCGGCGATGAAGTTATTCGGGCTACCGCAAAAATCTTGTTGCAATCGTGCCGAGGTGGGGATTTGGTCGCGCGCTATGGTGGCGAGGAGTTCGTTTTGTTATTACCGGGCGCGGTAGGCATCACCGCAGTCGAGGTCGCAGAAAGGATTCGATTACGGATCGGTGCTTATGCTTGGCATGAAGTACACCCGGATTTAGCTGTCACCGCCAGTATTGGTGTGGCAGAGTTGAGTGCAGAGCTGGATGCCGCAGCGTTGTTAGAGCATGCCGACCAAGCTTTATATCGAGCCAAAGAATTGGGGCGCAATCGCGTGGAGTCTTATCAATGA